Proteins found in one Oscillatoria nigro-viridis PCC 7112 genomic segment:
- a CDS encoding pirin family protein — MSIQQLITPEKHDLGGFSVQRILPSETLKMVGPFIFFDHLGPSIFPAGKGVDVRPHPHINLATVTYLFEGSLLHRDSLGTVQEIFPGEVNWMTAGKGIVHSERSPESFREKESTLHGIQTWIALPETAEEVEPSFSHYPATDLPRWIQTGTSATLIAGSYQSHQSPVQTYSATLYLALVFTEGSQFQLAPTEGLERAVYSVTSGLFVNGEPLEPYCLAVLAPDESVDIRAEAEAKAMIIGGAPVGDRTKYWNFVSSRSARIEQAKRDWQDRRFPVVPGETEFIPLPDNSDRGSSVTPLS; from the coding sequence ATGAGCATTCAGCAATTGATCACGCCTGAAAAGCACGACCTAGGTGGGTTTAGCGTACAGCGCATCTTACCGAGTGAAACCCTAAAAATGGTTGGCCCTTTCATCTTCTTCGATCACTTAGGCCCATCTATTTTCCCGGCTGGAAAAGGCGTCGATGTTAGACCTCATCCCCACATCAATTTAGCGACGGTTACCTATTTGTTTGAAGGAAGCCTTCTGCATAGAGATAGTCTAGGGACAGTACAAGAGATTTTTCCGGGCGAGGTGAACTGGATGACAGCGGGCAAAGGTATTGTTCATTCTGAGCGATCGCCCGAGAGCTTTAGAGAGAAAGAATCTACTCTTCACGGCATTCAGACTTGGATTGCCCTCCCCGAAACCGCTGAAGAAGTTGAACCCAGCTTTTCACATTATCCGGCGACTGATTTACCGAGGTGGATTCAGACAGGCACCAGCGCGACCTTGATCGCCGGTAGCTACCAGTCTCACCAATCACCCGTTCAAACCTATTCTGCTACTCTTTACCTAGCGCTCGTTTTCACAGAGGGTAGTCAATTTCAGCTAGCACCAACCGAAGGTTTAGAAAGAGCAGTTTATAGCGTCACATCCGGCCTGTTCGTAAATGGAGAGCCGTTAGAGCCATATTGTCTAGCCGTTCTAGCGCCGGATGAATCAGTAGATATCCGGGCGGAGGCTGAGGCAAAAGCAATGATTATCGGCGGGGCACCAGTGGGCGATCGCACAAAGTACTGGAACTTTGTGTCGAGCCGCTCAGCGCGTATCGAGCAGGCAAAACGAGATTGGCAAGACCGCCGCTTCCCGGTGGTTCCCGGTGAAACTGAATTCATTCCGCTCCCTGATAATTCAGATCGCGGTAGTAGCGTGACCCCTCTGAGCTGA
- a CDS encoding response regulator translates to MSQATTIRVLIADDHAIFRQGLATIINRDPDMQVIAQAENGEQAIAAFREHQPDVTLMDLRMPEVEGVAAIGAICASVKSARIIVLTTYDSDEDIYRGLQAGAKGYLLKETEPDELLNAIRTVHRGQKYIPPDVGAKLVQRLSNPELSERELEVLRSLAQGMSNADIAAALSIGEGTVKSHVNRILNKLDVSDRTQAVIVAVKRGIVSL, encoded by the coding sequence ATGAGCCAAGCTACGACCATTCGGGTTCTGATTGCGGACGATCACGCCATTTTTCGGCAAGGATTAGCCACGATTATTAACCGTGACCCAGATATGCAGGTGATTGCACAAGCTGAAAATGGGGAACAGGCGATCGCCGCCTTTCGGGAACACCAACCAGATGTAACGCTAATGGATCTGCGAATGCCTGAAGTGGAAGGAGTTGCCGCCATTGGTGCAATTTGTGCGAGCGTTAAATCTGCTCGGATTATTGTACTAACCACGTATGATAGTGACGAAGATATTTATCGGGGATTGCAGGCAGGCGCAAAAGGATACCTGCTAAAAGAAACTGAACCTGACGAGCTTCTGAATGCGATTCGCACCGTTCATCGGGGTCAGAAGTATATTCCGCCTGATGTGGGAGCAAAGTTAGTACAGCGCCTCAGCAATCCAGAACTGAGTGAAAGAGAATTAGAAGTACTCCGCTCGCTGGCACAGGGAATGAGTAATGCGGATATTGCGGCAGCTTTGAGTATTGGTGAAGGCACGGTTAAATCTCATGTCAATCGGATTTTGAATAAGTTGGATGTGAGCGATCGCACTCAAGCGGTGATTGTTGCCGTTAAGCGCGGCATTGTCAGTTTGTAG
- a CDS encoding PAS domain S-box protein, whose translation MITLPGITIHSKIYESLASLVYRGIREQNDCAVIVKVLKQDYPSPHELTRYRQEYEITRFLNIEGVVKAYSQQDYQRTLVILLEDFGGESLECWMRQQLDFSPMPLSVFLNMAIAITDTLGKIHAAHVIHKDINPGNIVFNPRTGVVKIIDFGIATRFSRTNPTFKSLYLLEGTPAYLSPEQTGRMNRMLDYRTDFYSLGATFYKLLTGQLPFPTQYLLELVHCHIATPPIPPHELNATIPQPVSNLILKLMAKNAEDRYQSAWGIKADLERCAQQLAEMGQINAISLGRQDVSEQFRIPQKLYGREAEIAALWVAFDRVVGSKAVREMMLVSGYSGIGKTALVQELFRPITAKHGYFIWGKFDQFRRNIPYSAIVDALQKLVQQLLGEPNEQVELWRSRLLSALGSNGQIIVDVIPEVEFIIGKQPPVPEVGATEAQNRFNLTFQRFVRVFCAKEHPLVIFLDDLQWIDSATLKLIELILLDEQTQSLFLIGAYRDHEVSPTHSLILMLESLRNQGAAIQEITLTPLTLEPLTQLVAETLHRNPDAVRSLAQVVLRKTEGNPFFVGEFLKLLYGENLLTFDAQQLSWQCNLTEIEAQDITANVVELLLRQLQKLPEATQQILCIAACIGAEFDLETLAIVCEKSPKAIFQDLLEAIQAGLIQPLSDLDEDLLVQEYKFLHDRVQQAAYALIDESQKQVVHLQIGRNLLEKTSPEQRSDRLFEIIDHLNQGLELVTAQSERTEIARLNLMAGQKAKVATAYEAAFKYFTTGFHLLNSESWQSEYDLTLALYSEAAEAAYLQGHFDEMEQLVEVVLDRGKTVVDKVQAYDSRIQGYLSQGNLKEVLKTGLEALKFLGIDLIENPSQADIQRELESTAALLAEREIEDLINLPEMTAPEPLAAMSILANMGSAVFITLPTLWILIVCKRVNLSVNYGSTTWSPHSYVAYASVLCGVVQDIELGYKFGQLALSLAERLHSKKGNSKTLMFSSFHILHWKVHLRRTITFLVDAYQNAVETGDFESAGYTAYFVCHNSFFAGEKLTQLEQKTATYSKAINQIRRESPSNWLAILWQTILNLLDRSENPSRLVGRVCNEEEALPHALAVKDGSAIKMLYLYKVILHYLFEDYHQAIQTGILARQHFEEVTAITVLPVFCFYHSLALLSLSLDASNSEKLAWLNSVNTNQEKMQKWAEHAPMNYLHKFYLVEAEKARVLGQFPDAEEFYERAIAGAAENEYIQEEALAYELAAKHYLARGREKIAQTYMKEAHYCYDRWGATAKVKDLETRYPQFFSQSSRAASTSIPITAETITNPFHTAFDLAAVMKASQAISREIELKQLLRSLMKILIENAGAQTGYLILENSGEWLIEAACELNADENACATQVLQSIPIADQLPESIIQYVIRTLKPVTLNDATREGAFINEPYIQQNQPQSIFCLPLLNQAKLVGVLYLENRLAVGVFTPERSQVLQLLSTQAAIAIENANLYSELQAKESKITQFLEAIPVGIAIVDAAGRPYYINQCGNQLRGKETDTSIAPEQISEAYQLYVAGTDQIYPAESLPIVRALRGEHVRTEDIEIRRDQVTILIEARGTPVFDRQGNITYAIATFEDITERKQAEKLLADYNFTLEQQVAERTAALRQSEANYRNLIQTANSIILRTDRQGRIRYMNDYGLSFLGYEEDQILGRTLLETIVPETETSGRNLKQLVHNLFHNLEDSLPQAYLQTENENLCRDGRRVWIAWSNQAIFNEQGEVVEILSVGNDTTQRKQAEEALQRSEAKFRTIFENSQVGIFRTRLSDGLLLDANQCYANLLGFDSSEEMIGLEHATDYYVNPSDRQKFLEVLKRDGEVRSYEAQGRKRDGTVFWGLFSAYLNADDDYIEGVIADISDRKQAEAALQTSEERLRLALTASNQGLYDLNIKTEEIVVNPGYALMLGYDPATYHVTTSKWIESLHPDDRESVVAAYHASLTEEVSNFQVEYRRRTQDGQWKWIFDVGKIVTWNESGEPIRALGVFTDIDDRKQAEAALQASETKLRTLIEAIPDPLFVLSAEGQFLEIIVQEPNLLWQPFEEMIGKTMHQLGEEQADEFLGYIQQVLRTQQILTVEYSAFLNGREAWFSARIAPISHDQVIWLSRDITLQKQAEVTSILEERNRMAREIHDTLAQSFTGILAQVGAANQVLTDDVEAAQAHLDLIKELARTGLTEARRSVVALRPQLLEEGSLQSALHRLIAQIRTAAMDVTLYYEIEGAVYSLPTEVENNLLRIGQEALTNAIRYANADEIRVELVYDRDQFCLRVRDNGQGFGVGSISASEGFGLLGMSERAERIGAQLTIRSQPGQGTEIIVTVNL comes from the coding sequence ATGATTACCCTGCCTGGAATTACTATCCACAGCAAAATCTATGAGAGCCTAGCTTCTTTGGTGTATCGGGGCATCAGAGAGCAAAATGATTGTGCAGTGATTGTCAAAGTTCTCAAGCAGGATTATCCCTCTCCTCATGAATTAACTCGCTATCGGCAGGAGTATGAAATTACTCGTTTTCTCAACATTGAAGGCGTAGTCAAGGCATACAGCCAACAAGACTACCAGCGCACGCTGGTTATTCTTTTGGAAGACTTTGGTGGAGAGTCTTTAGAATGCTGGATGCGGCAACAATTAGATTTCTCTCCTATGCCGCTGTCGGTTTTTTTGAATATGGCGATCGCCATTACTGATACTCTAGGCAAAATCCATGCGGCTCATGTCATCCATAAAGACATTAATCCTGGCAACATTGTCTTTAATCCGAGGACTGGCGTTGTCAAAATCATTGATTTTGGCATTGCCACTCGCTTCAGTCGCACCAATCCCACATTCAAAAGTCTCTATCTTCTAGAAGGAACCCCCGCCTATTTGTCGCCAGAGCAAACCGGGCGAATGAACCGGATGCTCGACTATCGCACCGATTTTTATTCACTGGGTGCAACCTTCTACAAACTGTTGACGGGACAATTGCCGTTTCCCACTCAATATCTCCTGGAACTAGTCCACTGCCACATTGCTACACCGCCGATTCCCCCGCATGAATTGAATGCCACGATCCCCCAACCTGTTTCAAACCTGATTTTGAAACTGATGGCAAAGAATGCGGAGGATCGTTATCAAAGTGCCTGGGGCATCAAAGCAGATCTAGAGCGCTGTGCCCAACAACTGGCAGAAATGGGTCAGATTAACGCCATATCGTTGGGACGGCAAGATGTTTCCGAGCAGTTCCGCATTCCTCAAAAACTGTATGGGCGAGAAGCGGAGATTGCAGCATTATGGGTAGCGTTTGACAGAGTAGTAGGGAGTAAGGCAGTCCGTGAAATGATGCTGGTCTCTGGTTACTCTGGCATTGGCAAAACAGCATTGGTACAGGAACTCTTTAGACCAATCACCGCAAAGCACGGCTATTTTATCTGGGGTAAGTTTGACCAATTCCGACGCAATATTCCCTACAGCGCGATCGTCGATGCCCTGCAAAAATTGGTGCAGCAACTATTGGGCGAACCCAATGAACAGGTGGAATTGTGGCGATCGCGTCTACTCAGTGCTTTAGGAAGCAACGGACAAATTATCGTAGATGTCATCCCCGAAGTTGAATTCATTATTGGCAAGCAGCCACCTGTGCCCGAAGTTGGAGCAACAGAAGCACAGAATCGCTTCAATCTCACGTTTCAAAGGTTTGTGCGGGTGTTTTGTGCAAAAGAGCATCCCCTGGTCATCTTTTTAGACGATCTACAGTGGATCGATTCTGCAACGCTGAAGTTAATTGAACTCATATTGCTTGACGAGCAAACTCAATCCCTGTTTTTGATCGGAGCCTATCGAGATCATGAAGTATCTCCAACGCATTCATTAATTTTGATGTTGGAGAGTTTGCGAAATCAGGGTGCAGCGATTCAAGAAATTACCCTGACTCCTTTAACGCTGGAACCGTTGACTCAACTGGTGGCTGAGACGTTACATCGCAATCCTGATGCCGTTCGTTCCTTAGCCCAAGTCGTGTTGCGTAAAACCGAGGGCAACCCTTTCTTTGTTGGTGAATTTTTGAAGCTGCTGTATGGCGAAAACCTGTTGACCTTTGATGCCCAACAGTTGAGTTGGCAGTGCAACTTAACTGAGATTGAAGCTCAAGATATCACTGCTAATGTGGTGGAGTTGCTGCTGCGTCAGTTGCAGAAATTGCCGGAAGCAACACAGCAAATTCTCTGCATAGCCGCTTGTATCGGGGCTGAATTTGATTTAGAGACGTTAGCGATCGTTTGCGAAAAATCACCGAAAGCAATTTTCCAGGATTTATTAGAAGCAATACAAGCGGGATTAATTCAACCTCTGTCTGACTTGGACGAAGATTTGTTAGTTCAAGAGTATAAGTTTCTGCACGATCGCGTTCAGCAAGCGGCTTATGCTTTGATTGATGAATCGCAGAAACAGGTTGTTCATCTCCAAATCGGTCGCAATTTGCTCGAAAAAACTTCACCAGAGCAACGATCCGATCGGTTGTTTGAAATCATCGATCATCTCAATCAAGGACTTGAGCTAGTCACTGCTCAATCAGAACGAACTGAAATTGCCAGATTGAATTTAATGGCAGGTCAGAAAGCAAAGGTAGCAACGGCTTATGAAGCAGCTTTTAAGTATTTCACTACAGGGTTTCACCTCCTCAATTCAGAGAGTTGGCAGAGTGAGTATGACCTTACCTTAGCGCTGTACTCAGAAGCAGCAGAAGCGGCGTATCTCCAGGGTCACTTTGATGAGATGGAACAGTTGGTAGAAGTGGTACTTGATCGTGGCAAAACAGTGGTTGACAAAGTGCAGGCTTACGATAGCAGAATTCAAGGATATTTGTCACAGGGCAACCTGAAAGAAGTACTAAAAACTGGATTAGAAGCGTTAAAGTTCTTGGGAATAGATTTAATAGAAAATCCAAGTCAGGCAGATATTCAAAGGGAATTGGAGTCAACGGCTGCACTACTTGCTGAACGAGAAATCGAAGACTTGATCAATTTACCAGAGATGACTGCACCAGAACCACTGGCAGCTATGTCAATCCTAGCGAATATGGGGTCTGCTGTATTTATAACATTACCAACACTGTGGATACTGATTGTATGTAAGAGGGTAAATCTGTCAGTTAACTACGGTAGTACTACCTGGTCACCACATAGTTATGTTGCTTACGCATCTGTTCTATGTGGAGTTGTTCAAGATATTGAACTTGGTTATAAATTTGGACAACTGGCTCTCAGCCTGGCAGAACGATTGCATAGCAAAAAAGGAAACTCGAAAACATTAATGTTTTCGAGTTTCCATATCCTGCACTGGAAGGTGCATCTTAGGAGAACAATAACATTTCTGGTTGATGCTTATCAAAATGCGGTGGAAACCGGAGACTTTGAATCTGCTGGTTATACTGCATATTTCGTGTGCCATAACTCATTTTTTGCTGGAGAGAAACTTACCCAACTAGAACAAAAAACAGCAACTTACAGCAAAGCGATCAACCAAATCAGACGGGAAAGCCCCTCGAATTGGCTTGCAATACTGTGGCAGACCATTCTTAATTTGCTAGATAGGTCTGAGAATCCCAGCCGCTTAGTTGGTCGGGTGTGTAATGAAGAGGAGGCATTACCACACGCCCTTGCAGTTAAAGATGGAAGTGCAATTAAAATGCTATACCTGTACAAAGTTATATTGCATTATTTATTTGAAGACTATCATCAAGCTATACAGACTGGTATTTTAGCAAGGCAACATTTTGAAGAGGTGACAGCAATAACGGTTTTACCTGTATTCTGCTTCTATCATTCTCTGGCGCTTTTGAGCCTATCGCTCGATGCTTCAAACTCTGAAAAATTAGCTTGGCTAAACTCTGTTAACACCAACCAAGAAAAGATGCAGAAATGGGCAGAACATGCCCCAATGAATTATCTACATAAATTTTATCTAGTCGAGGCAGAGAAAGCGCGAGTCTTAGGGCAATTTCCTGATGCTGAGGAGTTTTATGAACGGGCGATCGCAGGTGCCGCTGAAAATGAGTATATCCAAGAAGAAGCATTAGCTTATGAATTAGCGGCTAAGCATTATCTGGCGCGAGGTCGAGAAAAAATTGCTCAAACCTACATGAAAGAGGCTCACTATTGCTACGATCGCTGGGGCGCAACCGCTAAAGTCAAAGACTTAGAAACTCGCTATCCACAGTTCTTTTCTCAGTCGTCTAGAGCCGCTTCCACATCAATTCCTATTACTGCTGAAACTATCACTAATCCCTTCCATACTGCTTTCGATTTAGCAGCAGTGATGAAAGCTTCACAGGCGATTTCTCGTGAAATTGAACTGAAGCAATTGCTGCGATCGCTGATGAAAATTTTAATTGAGAATGCTGGCGCACAAACCGGATATCTGATTTTAGAAAACTCAGGAGAATGGTTGATTGAAGCGGCTTGTGAACTCAATGCCGATGAGAATGCTTGTGCGACTCAGGTGTTACAGTCTATTCCCATTGCCGATCAATTGCCAGAGTCAATCATTCAATATGTGATTCGGACTCTGAAGCCTGTCACCTTAAATGATGCGACTCGTGAAGGTGCTTTTATTAATGAGCCATACATTCAACAGAACCAGCCTCAATCTATTTTCTGTTTGCCGCTGCTGAATCAAGCCAAGCTGGTCGGTGTATTGTATTTAGAAAATCGGTTAGCAGTTGGAGTCTTTACACCAGAGCGATCGCAGGTCTTGCAGCTATTATCGACTCAAGCAGCGATCGCCATCGAAAATGCCAACCTTTACTCAGAGCTGCAGGCTAAGGAAAGCAAGATTACCCAGTTCCTTGAAGCGATTCCGGTGGGAATTGCGATCGTGGATGCGGCAGGTCGCCCTTACTATATCAACCAATGCGGCAATCAACTCAGGGGCAAAGAAACAGATACTTCCATAGCACCGGAGCAGATATCAGAGGCTTATCAGCTTTATGTAGCGGGAACGGATCAAATCTATCCAGCGGAGAGCTTGCCTATTGTGCGGGCATTAAGAGGCGAACACGTTAGGACTGAAGATATAGAAATTCGTCGAGATCAGGTCACAATTTTAATTGAGGCACGGGGAACACCCGTTTTTGATCGACAGGGCAATATCACTTATGCGATCGCTACCTTTGAGGACATTACAGAGCGCAAACAAGCCGAGAAACTGCTAGCCGACTACAACTTCACTTTAGAGCAACAGGTCGCAGAACGAACTGCTGCGTTACGACAAAGTGAGGCCAATTACCGTAACCTGATCCAAACTGCGAATTCAATCATCCTTCGCACGGATAGGCAAGGACGAATTCGATACATGAATGACTATGGACTGAGCTTTTTGGGCTATGAGGAAGATCAGATTCTAGGGCGTACCCTACTAGAAACAATCGTTCCAGAAACCGAAACATCTGGACGTAATCTCAAGCAGCTTGTTCACAATCTGTTTCACAATCTTGAAGATTCCTTGCCTCAAGCTTACTTGCAAACCGAGAATGAGAACCTTTGTCGAGACGGTAGACGGGTTTGGATTGCCTGGTCGAATCAAGCCATCTTCAATGAACAGGGAGAGGTCGTTGAAATCTTATCGGTTGGCAACGATACCACCCAGCGTAAACAAGCAGAAGAGGCATTACAACGCAGTGAAGCTAAGTTCAGAACGATCTTTGAAAACTCGCAGGTTGGCATCTTCCGCACCCGCCTCTCGGATGGATTACTTCTCGATGCCAATCAATGCTATGCCAATCTGCTTGGCTTTGATTCATCAGAGGAGATGATTGGGCTTGAACACGCCACAGACTACTATGTAAATCCCAGCGATCGCCAAAAATTCCTTGAGGTGCTGAAGCGGGATGGGGAAGTGCGAAGCTATGAAGCACAGGGGCGAAAACGAGATGGGACAGTGTTTTGGGGACTTTTCTCTGCTTATCTGAATGCAGACGATGACTACATTGAAGGGGTGATTGCGGATATTAGCGATCGCAAGCAAGCAGAAGCCGCTCTACAAACGAGTGAAGAACGACTACGCTTAGCATTAACCGCTTCAAATCAAGGACTCTACGATCTCAATATCAAAACTGAAGAAATCGTGGTTAACCCAGGATACGCTTTAATGCTGGGCTACGATCCAGCAACATATCATGTGACCACATCTAAGTGGATTGAGAGTTTGCATCCTGACGATAGAGAATCAGTGGTTGCAGCTTACCATGCTAGTCTTACTGAAGAAGTCTCTAACTTTCAAGTAGAGTATCGCCGTCGTACCCAGGATGGTCAGTGGAAATGGATTTTTGATGTTGGCAAAATTGTTACCTGGAATGAATCCGGTGAACCCATCCGAGCGTTGGGAGTTTTTACGGATATCGATGATCGCAAGCAAGCAGAAGCAGCCCTACAAGCATCAGAGACAAAGCTACGGACTCTAATTGAGGCAATTCCTGATCCACTGTTTGTACTGTCTGCTGAAGGGCAATTCCTTGAAATAATCGTACAGGAGCCAAATCTGCTATGGCAGCCCTTTGAGGAGATGATTGGTAAAACCATGCATCAACTCGGAGAGGAACAAGCCGATGAATTTCTAGGTTATATTCAGCAGGTGCTGAGAACCCAACAAATCCTTACAGTCGAGTACAGTGCATTTTTAAATGGACGAGAAGCCTGGTTTTCAGCTCGCATTGCCCCAATCAGCCACGATCAGGTAATTTGGCTGTCGCGAGATATTACGCTGCAAAAGCAAGCAGAAGTAACCTCAATTTTAGAGGAGCGTAACCGCATGGCACGCGAAATTCACGACACACTCGCTCAGTCGTTTACAGGTATTCTGGCTCAGGTCGGAGCTGCAAACCAGGTGCTCACGGATGATGTAGAAGCAGCTCAGGCACACCTAGACCTGATCAAAGAATTGGCGCGAACTGGACTGACTGAAGCGCGGCGATCGGTCGTGGCACTCCGTCCTCAGCTTTTGGAGGAGGGCAGTTTACAGAGCGCTCTCCATCGTCTCATCGCTCAAATCAGAACTGCCGCAATGGATGTCACTCTATATTATGAGATTGAGGGTGCAGTGTATTCTCTACCCACTGAAGTCGAGAATAACTTACTACGGATTGGGCAGGAAGCATTAACTAATGCGATTAGATACGCCAATGCTGACGAAATTCGAGTGGAGCTAGTCTATGATCGCGATCAGTTTTGCTTGCGCGTGAGAGACAATGGACAGGGCTTTGGAGTTGGCAGTATTTCAGCCTCTGAGGGTTTTGGCTTACTCGGCATGAGCGAACGGGCTGAGCGCATCGGCGCACAACTCACGATTAGGAGTCAACCTGGACAAGGAACAGAAATTATTGTCACCGTCAACCTTTGA
- a CDS encoding SDR family oxidoreductase produces MILQDKVALVTGGTSGIGRKTAIAYAQQQAKVVVVGRRMDEGEETVRLIKEAGGEAIFVQADVTKEADVKAIIDKAVGVFGRLDIAFNNAGVVGENPSLIEQTEAEYDRTMNVNVKGVWLSMKYEIAQMLKHGSGAIVNMASAVGVVALPNILVYTASKHAVVGLTKAAALQYVKAGIRINGVAPGSIQTDMFKTVTDEAKAYLVGLHPIGRVGILLEVANAVLFLSCDMASFVTGETLMVDGGYVAQ; encoded by the coding sequence ATGATACTGCAAGATAAAGTGGCGTTAGTCACTGGCGGAACTTCAGGAATTGGTAGAAAAACTGCGATCGCTTATGCCCAACAACAAGCAAAGGTGGTGGTAGTTGGTCGTCGAATGGATGAAGGTGAAGAAACGGTTCGATTGATTAAGGAAGCTGGCGGAGAGGCGATTTTTGTGCAAGCAGATGTCACAAAAGAAGCCGATGTTAAAGCAATAATTGATAAAGCGGTTGGCGTTTTTGGTCGGCTGGATATTGCCTTTAATAATGCAGGAGTGGTTGGCGAAAATCCCTCATTGATTGAGCAAACAGAAGCGGAATATGACCGCACTATGAACGTCAATGTCAAAGGCGTTTGGTTGTCGATGAAATATGAAATTGCTCAGATGTTGAAACACGGAAGTGGTGCGATCGTTAATATGGCATCTGCGGTTGGAGTCGTTGCACTTCCTAACATACTCGTCTACACCGCGAGTAAACATGCGGTAGTAGGCTTAACAAAAGCTGCTGCACTCCAATATGTCAAAGCGGGTATTCGCATTAATGGCGTTGCACCAGGGTCAATCCAAACAGATATGTTTAAAACAGTTACAGATGAAGCCAAAGCTTACTTGGTAGGACTTCACCCGATCGGACGAGTTGGCATACTGCTTGAAGTTGCAAATGCAGTCCTGTTTCTATCATGTGATATGGCATCCTTCGTAACAGGTGAAACATTGATGGTAGATGGTGGGTATGTAGCGCAGTAG
- a CDS encoding AraC family transcriptional regulator yields MLIITTPTLKAKRKGLTHTRLQQVIGYIRAHLDRDLSLTELAEVINISPTYFASLFKQTMGISPRQYVIQQRVEQAKLMLSKTDLAIADIALQVGFSSQSHLTQHFKRFTGKTPKQIR; encoded by the coding sequence ATGCTAATAATTACAACGCCAACCCTTAAAGCCAAGCGTAAGGGCTTAACGCACACTCGATTACAGCAAGTAATCGGCTATATTCGTGCTCACCTTGATCGAGATTTATCACTGACGGAACTTGCAGAAGTGATCAATATTAGCCCGACTTACTTTGCAAGTTTGTTTAAGCAAACAATGGGAATTTCTCCCCGTCAGTACGTGATTCAGCAGCGCGTGGAACAGGCAAAATTGATGCTATCGAAAACAGATCTGGCGATCGCGGACATTGCCCTGCAAGTCGGCTTCTCCAGCCAAAGCCATTTGACGCAGCACTTCAAACGATTCACAGGAAAGACCCCCAAGCAGATTCGTTAG
- a CDS encoding LLM class flavin-dependent oxidoreductase, with product MEVGIDSFASVGTSEKGETTDAAQSVAELLERIEQADRSGLDIFGIGEHHRHEFLDSANAVILAAVAARTERIGKRGYSRRCRGTHRAHPSNQRGYGAERG from the coding sequence ATGGAAGTTGGAATTGACAGTTTTGCCTCGGTTGGAACGAGTGAGAAGGGTGAAACGACGGATGCCGCGCAGTCTGTCGCCGAACTGCTGGAGAGAATAGAGCAGGCGGATCGTTCCGGCTTGGATATCTTCGGTATCGGCGAGCATCATCGCCATGAATTTTTAGATTCGGCAAACGCGGTTATTCTCGCCGCTGTCGCGGCACGCACCGAGCGCATCGGCAAACGCGGTTATTCTCGCCGCTGTCGCGGCACGCACCGAGCGCATCCGTCTAACCAGCGCGGTTACGGTGCTGAGCGTGGCTGA
- a CDS encoding DsbA family protein, producing MSDDRSHRSLLVPPSTQDWIQGILSAKVVLVMYGDYQCPRSADVYKLIKAIERELSAAFGEDYLCFIFRHFPQTQIHPHAQRAAEAAEAAAAQGKFWLMSDTLFDHQQRLENGYLVEYANDLGLDIPQFLKELSKQVHVDRIYEDIEGGIQSGVTTAPALFINGIRYTERWNTTGLMAAMIAANH from the coding sequence ATGAGCGACGATCGTAGCCACAGGTCTTTACTTGTACCACCTTCAACTCAAGATTGGATTCAAGGTATTCTGAGTGCCAAGGTAGTGCTGGTGATGTACGGAGATTATCAATGCCCTAGAAGTGCGGACGTTTACAAGCTGATTAAAGCGATCGAACGAGAGCTTAGTGCTGCTTTTGGAGAAGATTATTTATGCTTCATCTTCCGTCATTTTCCACAAACACAGATTCATCCCCATGCTCAACGGGCAGCCGAAGCCGCCGAAGCCGCCGCCGCCCAAGGAAAGTTTTGGTTAATGAGCGATACCTTATTTGACCATCAACAAAGGTTGGAGAACGGTTATCTTGTCGAGTACGCCAATGATTTAGGGCTTGACATTCCTCAATTTCTCAAAGAGTTGTCTAAACAAGTGCATGTCGATCGCATCTATGAAGATATTGAAGGCGGAATACAGAGTGGAGTGACGACTGCCCCAGCCTTGTTTATCAATGGAATTCGGTATACCGAGCGCTGGAATACGACGGGGTTGATGGCAGCCATGATTGCTGCAAATCATTAG